In Neofelis nebulosa isolate mNeoNeb1 chromosome 7, mNeoNeb1.pri, whole genome shotgun sequence, the following proteins share a genomic window:
- the EID1 gene encoding EP300-interacting inhibitor of differentiation 1 codes for MSEMNELSELYEESNDLQMDVMLGEGDLPQMEVGSGSREPSPNASRNGAQPQLEEEGPMEEEAAQPMAEPQGERGLANRPSPGEQPGLIAGPDFESEDEGEEFDDWEDDYDYPEEEQLSGAGYRVSAALEEANKMFLRTSRAREAALDGGFQMHYEKTPFDQLAFIEELFSLMVVNRLTEELGCDEIIDRE; via the coding sequence ATGTCGGAAATGAACGAGCTGTCCGAGCTGTATGAAGAGAGCAATGACCTGCAGATGGATGTGATGCTTGGCGAGGGTGACCTTCCGCAGATGGAGGTAGGCAGCGGGAGCCGGGAGCCATCCCCGAACGCCTCCCGCAACGGGGCCCAGCCACAGCTCGAGGAGGAAGGCCCAATGGAGGAGGAGGCGGCCCAGCCAATGGCGGAGCCGCAGGGGGAACGAGGCCTTGCTAACCGGCCCAGCCCTGGGGAGCAGCCAGGCCTGATCGCGGGCCCTGACTTCGAGAGCGAGGACGAGGGCGAGGAATTTGATGACTGGGAGGACGACTACGATTATCCGGAAGAGGAGCAGCTTAGTGGTGCGGGCTACAGAGTATCAGCGGCCCTTGAAGAAGCCAACAAGATGTTTCTGAGAACATCCAGAGCAAGGGAAGCAGCCCTGGATGGCGGGTTTCAAATGCATTATGAGAAGACCCCGTTTGATCAGTTGGCTTTTATCGAAGAGCTTTTTTCACTTATGGTTGTCAATCGTCTGACCGAAGAACTCGGCTGTGATGAGATTATTGATAGAGAGTAA